In Microbulbifer celer, a single window of DNA contains:
- a CDS encoding family 16 glycosylhydrolase: MFHSTFHAIRAALIAVVALGPLAVDAKPYKAAEIFTNNSQLYGKYVFRMRAAEGSGIISNFFLWKEGSELAGVTWEEVDIEVFGKNQGREWQSNIITGLDSRVTSEQVHNAGVSLAEDYHTYSIEWTPQWVRWLVDGQVVRETQGGQAGDLISPAQARFNFWPPNIPAWVGPWNDSILPVHMFVNWVEYHSWNGAGFTFEWRDDFNAFDSDRWGVADWTFAENRADFAPANVATVNGYLVLSLTHEGQEGFNGTPPGDNNGSSSSSSSGSSGSSSSSGSSSSSSSSSSGSSSSSGSGGGNVYPVVSGGQSGNFNTSGAYGFRTQDSISGWGVSNFSGRSISVTVNGSGTAVTSPGAPLPQKGSGDYYIFEASEGDFPWASVYWW; encoded by the coding sequence ATGTTCCACTCAACCTTTCATGCAATACGGGCGGCACTTATTGCCGTCGTGGCACTTGGACCCTTGGCCGTTGACGCCAAGCCATATAAGGCCGCGGAAATTTTTACCAATAACAGTCAACTCTACGGTAAGTACGTGTTTCGGATGCGCGCGGCTGAAGGCAGCGGAATCATTTCCAATTTTTTCCTGTGGAAAGAGGGTTCTGAACTTGCGGGCGTGACCTGGGAGGAGGTCGATATTGAAGTCTTCGGCAAGAATCAGGGTCGCGAATGGCAAAGCAATATCATTACCGGCCTGGACAGTCGGGTCACTTCCGAGCAGGTGCACAATGCCGGTGTGTCTCTCGCCGAGGACTACCATACCTACAGTATTGAATGGACGCCCCAATGGGTGCGCTGGCTGGTGGACGGGCAGGTGGTGCGAGAGACGCAGGGCGGGCAGGCCGGCGACCTGATCAGCCCCGCGCAGGCACGCTTCAATTTCTGGCCACCGAATATTCCGGCCTGGGTCGGTCCCTGGAACGACAGCATTCTGCCGGTGCATATGTTCGTCAACTGGGTGGAGTATCACAGTTGGAACGGCGCGGGCTTCACCTTTGAGTGGCGGGACGACTTCAATGCGTTCGACAGCGACCGCTGGGGCGTGGCCGACTGGACTTTCGCGGAAAACCGCGCGGATTTCGCACCGGCCAACGTGGCGACCGTCAACGGCTATCTGGTGCTGTCCCTGACTCACGAGGGACAGGAAGGCTTCAACGGAACCCCTCCCGGGGACAATAACGGAAGCTCGAGCTCGTCATCCAGCGGTTCATCCGGGTCATCGAGCTCATCTGGTTCATCCAGCTCATCGTCCAGTTCGTCGAGCGGCAGTTCGTCCTCTAGTGGCTCGGGCGGCGGTAATGTGTACCCGGTAGTTTCTGGGGGGCAGTCGGGTAATTTCAACACCAGCGGAGCCTACGGCTTCCGTACCCAGGACTCGATTTCCGGCTGGGGTGTCTCGAACTTCTCCGGGCGCTCGATTTCTGTGACCGTGAATGGCTCCGGTACTGCAGTGACTTCTCCCGGTGCGCCTTTGCCACAGAAGGGCTCCGGTGACTACTACATTTTTGAAGCCAGTGAAGGAGATTTTCCGTGGGCTTCAGTCTATTGGTGGTAA
- a CDS encoding cellulose binding domain-containing protein has protein sequence MSAITRSLAAVLLCLMWSTGHAAQGSMTIVNDWGSGFQGEVTVTNDSSSVLTNWTAEFDMAISIDNIWGAQIRSSSGNRFVIEPAAWGAEIAPGASVTFGFNASPGNLSAVSVTVNGDTGAGSSSSSSSSGGSSSSSGSSSSSSSGSSSSSGANAITVRARGTTGSESITLSVGGADVQSWTLTTAMMDYVATTNLEGDVTVAFTNDDDGDADVQIDYVEVNNQIRQAEDQNENTGAWGNSQCGGGSNSEWLHCNGYINFGDTSSSSNDSGSAGCGLALGLSNGRHSINVGGMNREYIIDIPNNYDMNNPYRLIFAWHWRGGSADNVANDSYYNLKGLSNDTAIFVAPNRAEGTDGWTNTNGRDMDFLRAMLDQFSNTLCIDEERIFSAGWSYGGMMSFAVGREMAATFRAIAPSSGALWTPYSDSGLPMAAWISHGTSDSVVGFGSGEEARDLYVSANNCSSTTVPTDPWPCVEYQNCDTGHPVVWCPFNGGHTTPSFYSNAVWDFFSRF, from the coding sequence ATGAGTGCTATCACGCGCAGCCTGGCTGCAGTTCTTTTGTGCCTGATGTGGTCAACGGGACACGCCGCGCAAGGCTCCATGACCATCGTCAACGACTGGGGCTCGGGTTTTCAGGGCGAGGTGACGGTTACCAACGACAGCAGTAGCGTTTTGACGAACTGGACGGCCGAATTCGACATGGCCATCTCCATCGACAACATCTGGGGGGCACAGATCCGGTCGAGTAGCGGGAACCGCTTTGTAATTGAGCCGGCCGCCTGGGGTGCCGAGATAGCGCCGGGGGCCTCGGTGACGTTTGGTTTTAATGCGTCGCCCGGTAACCTGTCCGCAGTCAGCGTCACGGTCAACGGCGATACCGGTGCCGGCTCATCCAGCAGCTCAAGCTCTTCGGGTGGTTCCAGTTCTTCGAGCGGTTCCAGTTCTTCAAGTAGTTCTGGTTCCAGCAGTAGCAGCGGTGCCAACGCGATTACCGTTCGCGCCCGCGGCACAACCGGCAGCGAGTCAATCACACTGAGTGTGGGCGGTGCTGATGTACAGAGTTGGACGCTGACGACCGCAATGATGGACTACGTAGCCACCACCAATCTGGAAGGTGATGTCACGGTGGCCTTCACCAACGATGACGACGGCGATGCCGATGTGCAGATTGATTACGTGGAGGTCAATAACCAGATCCGCCAGGCCGAGGACCAGAATGAGAACACCGGCGCCTGGGGCAATAGCCAGTGCGGCGGCGGCTCGAACTCTGAATGGCTGCACTGCAACGGCTATATCAACTTTGGCGACACGTCGTCGAGTTCAAACGACAGTGGATCGGCCGGGTGCGGTTTGGCCCTGGGGTTGAGTAACGGTCGGCACAGTATCAATGTCGGCGGGATGAACCGGGAATACATTATTGATATCCCGAACAACTATGACATGAACAATCCCTATCGACTCATTTTTGCCTGGCACTGGCGGGGCGGAAGCGCCGACAACGTTGCCAACGATTCCTATTACAACCTGAAGGGACTGTCGAACGACACGGCGATTTTCGTGGCTCCCAACCGCGCGGAGGGCACCGATGGCTGGACGAATACCAACGGCCGGGACATGGACTTTCTGCGAGCGATGCTTGACCAGTTCAGCAATACACTGTGCATCGACGAAGAGCGTATTTTCTCCGCCGGCTGGAGTTACGGCGGAATGATGTCTTTCGCCGTTGGTCGCGAGATGGCCGCCACCTTCCGCGCCATTGCGCCGTCGTCCGGCGCGCTCTGGACGCCGTACAGCGACAGTGGTTTACCGATGGCCGCGTGGATATCGCACGGAACCAGTGACAGTGTCGTCGGGTTCGGCAGCGGGGAGGAGGCGAGAGATCTTTATGTCTCGGCCAACAACTGCTCCAGTACAACGGTTCCCACAGATCCGTGGCCTTGTGTGGAATATCAAAACTGTGACACCGGACATCCCGTTGTCTGGTGCCCATTTAATGGAGGTCATACCACACCGTCCTTTTATTCCAACGCCGTCTGGGACTTTTTCAGCCGGTTCTAA
- a CDS encoding helix-turn-helix domain-containing protein: MNGIVFNFHDVVLLFIAGECGLLAILFLACRGINPRAHTLLAMFLIFNMLVAVDTLMYWGEAFRYWVFHLSPDLFFLFGFAYFLQGPALYFYVRLMTSRNFSFRRTHILHLLPAIAAQLYLYFAYHRHPEDIQGELVLSLKIFNFTSGYHDIFLTTQKSIVVAYGIACFFTISRGCDLFKRQRSKNRGTLLVWLYLLVGGFLLVWFWGLITHIFGIYRPSGASDMMGVTGNYMTVVLTNVLVFYSLLSSGVFGGLRQYMNAAQTEDPAPVDPRLEERVCAAMESGKLFLNPRLTVEEFAGHVNLPPRQVSSAIKRRYGCNFLEYVNSYRVEEAKIGLADPANRDESVLDIASKSGFNSKATFNRFFKKFAGVTPTEYRRRCLSGLLD; the protein is encoded by the coding sequence ATGAACGGTATTGTTTTCAATTTTCATGATGTCGTACTCTTGTTTATTGCCGGTGAGTGCGGCTTGCTGGCAATACTGTTTCTGGCCTGTCGAGGCATTAATCCACGGGCACACACGCTGCTAGCAATGTTCTTGATTTTTAACATGCTGGTTGCGGTCGATACGCTCATGTACTGGGGTGAAGCATTTCGCTACTGGGTGTTTCATCTATCGCCTGATCTATTCTTTCTTTTTGGGTTTGCCTATTTTCTGCAAGGTCCTGCGCTCTACTTTTATGTGCGGTTGATGACAAGTCGCAACTTTTCATTTCGTCGGACGCATATACTGCACCTGCTTCCGGCAATTGCTGCACAGCTTTATCTCTATTTTGCATACCACCGACACCCGGAAGATATTCAGGGTGAACTCGTTCTTAGCCTGAAAATTTTCAATTTTACGAGTGGTTATCACGACATTTTTTTGACGACGCAAAAATCCATTGTGGTGGCTTATGGGATAGCCTGTTTTTTTACTATCTCCCGCGGCTGTGATCTTTTCAAACGTCAGCGTTCGAAAAATAGGGGCACCCTATTAGTATGGTTGTACCTGTTGGTCGGCGGATTCCTACTGGTCTGGTTCTGGGGCCTCATTACACACATCTTTGGCATATATCGGCCCAGTGGTGCCAGCGACATGATGGGAGTCACCGGCAATTATATGACCGTTGTACTGACCAATGTCCTGGTGTTCTACAGCCTGCTAAGTTCGGGCGTTTTCGGCGGTCTCCGTCAGTATATGAATGCCGCTCAGACCGAAGACCCCGCGCCGGTTGACCCTCGCCTTGAAGAGCGGGTCTGCGCAGCCATGGAAAGTGGCAAGCTGTTTCTCAACCCCAGGCTGACCGTAGAAGAGTTCGCCGGGCATGTGAATCTTCCGCCGCGACAGGTTTCTTCGGCGATAAAGCGCCGGTATGGATGCAACTTTCTTGAGTACGTCAACAGCTACCGCGTGGAGGAGGCAAAAATCGGCCTGGCCGACCCCGCGAATCGCGACGAATCGGTACTGGATATTGCATCTAAATCCGGCTTTAACAGTAAAGCCACATTCAATCGGTTCTTCAAGAAGTTTGCCGGCGTTACACCGACTGAGTACCGGCGTCGTTGCCTGTCCGGCCTGCTCGATTGA
- a CDS encoding endo-1,4-beta-xylanase → MKLKKAFLLLLPSTSSYVKAAVAVLLLSVSTLCAADNPLVSHVYTADPAARVFDGRVYVIVTHDQDTQSDYSELHDYYMFSSDDMVNWQDHGVVFDARTDSSWANLAYAPDMIERNGKYYLYFPNGASSIGVAVSDSPTGPFTDPLGGPLVDRNTPNGNVDWVFDPGVFIDDDGQAYLYFGGGGPGNARVIRLNEDMISTSGAAITLDVPNFFEALYMHKRNGTYYLTYSTDTAGGLAIDYMTSNNPTSGFVHRGTVLPNPWENNNNNNHQSILEFNNQWYIFYHNRAVANARGASTYQRSINVDRIFYNGDGSIQQVNAGSAGVPKLKNIDPFVKNEAETIDNEQGIETEGPATGTRNLAFIQDGDWVKISNVDFGAGATGFEASVASDTNGGTVEIILDDVNNSPVGSLNVGNTGGWQNWQTVSTQINTVTGLHDLYLRFTGESDYLLNLDWYRFTGGSVEGSTLVVELESLSGQSGFSPFNVEFDSAASGGQYIAWPNNGTQILTSPSDGETGQVEIPFTLSQAADVQFQIRANMANGDDDSFYYKLDSGAWTTQNNTATNGWDTLMPATFDNLSAGDHTLRILRREDGAGLDRVTLVASAGAISDSGSGGGEDSAIVVRALGTTGTESITLRVGDTDVQSWTLTTAMMDYAATTDLTGDVTVAFTNDDGDADVQVDYVEVNGQVRQAEDQSENTGVWGNDQCGGGSNSEWLHCSGHINFGPVFGGDPGPSPTAFFVGNITTGGQVRSDFMQYWDQITPENEGKWSSVEGTRDQYNWSGLDAAYNFAKQNGIPFKQHTFVWGNQSPSWINNLSPSEQAAEIEEWIRDYCARYPDTEMIDVVNEATPGHAPADYAQSAFGNDWIIRSFELAKQYCPNATLILNDYNVLSWNTQEFIDMARPAVEAGVVDAIGLQSHGLEDWSLSDLESKLDAVAALGLPIYISEYDINHADDQIQLQIMQEQFPMFFNHPSVVGITLWGYVAGQTWVPNSGLIRSDGTHRPAMTWLMNFLGR, encoded by the coding sequence ATGAAACTGAAAAAAGCATTTCTATTGCTTCTGCCATCGACGAGCAGTTATGTGAAAGCCGCAGTTGCGGTCTTACTGCTGTCGGTTTCCACTCTCTGTGCAGCAGACAACCCGCTAGTATCCCATGTCTACACGGCGGACCCGGCGGCGCGGGTGTTCGACGGTCGTGTATATGTGATCGTTACCCACGACCAGGATACCCAGTCTGATTACAGTGAGCTGCACGATTACTACATGTTCTCTTCGGACGACATGGTCAATTGGCAGGATCATGGTGTGGTTTTTGATGCGCGCACCGACAGCAGCTGGGCCAATCTCGCCTATGCGCCGGATATGATTGAACGCAACGGAAAGTATTATCTTTACTTCCCCAATGGCGCCAGTTCAATCGGGGTGGCGGTGAGTGACAGTCCCACGGGCCCGTTTACGGATCCGCTGGGCGGCCCGCTGGTCGACCGCAATACACCCAATGGAAATGTGGATTGGGTGTTCGACCCGGGTGTGTTCATTGATGATGACGGTCAGGCGTATCTGTATTTCGGTGGCGGCGGTCCCGGTAATGCACGTGTTATTCGATTGAATGAGGATATGATCAGCACCAGTGGCGCGGCGATAACTCTGGATGTGCCGAATTTCTTTGAAGCGCTGTACATGCACAAGCGCAACGGCACCTATTATCTGACCTATTCCACTGATACCGCGGGCGGGCTGGCGATAGACTACATGACCAGCAACAACCCGACATCGGGCTTTGTGCACCGTGGCACGGTGCTCCCCAATCCCTGGGAAAACAACAATAACAACAACCACCAGTCCATTCTGGAATTCAACAACCAGTGGTACATTTTTTATCACAATCGCGCTGTGGCCAATGCGCGCGGTGCCAGCACCTACCAGCGCTCGATCAACGTTGATCGGATCTTTTACAACGGCGACGGCAGCATACAGCAGGTCAATGCAGGGTCCGCGGGGGTGCCGAAGCTGAAAAACATCGATCCCTTTGTCAAAAACGAAGCGGAAACCATCGATAATGAACAGGGCATCGAGACCGAAGGTCCCGCCACCGGTACCAGGAACCTTGCGTTCATCCAAGATGGCGACTGGGTCAAAATTTCCAACGTCGACTTCGGTGCGGGTGCAACAGGTTTCGAAGCGAGTGTTGCTTCGGACACCAACGGCGGTACCGTTGAGATCATTCTAGATGATGTGAACAATTCGCCGGTCGGAAGTCTTAATGTTGGCAATACCGGCGGGTGGCAGAACTGGCAGACGGTTTCAACACAAATCAATACGGTGACCGGCCTTCACGATCTTTATCTGCGATTTACCGGTGAAAGCGACTATCTGCTCAATCTGGACTGGTACCGGTTTACTGGTGGTTCGGTTGAGGGCAGCACGCTAGTGGTGGAGTTGGAAAGCCTGTCCGGCCAAAGCGGCTTTTCGCCGTTCAATGTGGAGTTCGATTCGGCCGCATCCGGCGGGCAGTATATAGCGTGGCCGAATAACGGCACTCAGATACTGACTTCGCCATCGGACGGTGAGACCGGCCAGGTCGAAATCCCGTTTACGCTCTCACAAGCGGCGGATGTGCAGTTTCAGATCCGCGCCAACATGGCAAACGGTGATGACGATTCCTTCTATTACAAACTGGATTCCGGCGCCTGGACTACCCAGAACAATACAGCTACGAATGGTTGGGATACGCTGATGCCGGCAACCTTCGACAACCTGTCGGCGGGTGACCACACTCTGCGGATTTTACGGCGCGAAGATGGCGCAGGGTTGGATCGAGTGACACTGGTCGCGTCTGCCGGAGCGATTAGTGATTCCGGCAGTGGTGGCGGTGAAGACAGTGCGATCGTGGTCCGCGCCCTCGGTACCACCGGCACTGAGTCGATTACTCTGCGCGTGGGCGACACTGACGTACAGAGCTGGACACTGACCACCGCCATGATGGACTACGCGGCCACCACCGATCTTACCGGTGACGTCACTGTGGCATTCACCAACGATGACGGCGACGCCGATGTACAGGTGGATTACGTAGAGGTCAACGGCCAGGTTCGTCAGGCTGAGGATCAGAGCGAGAACACCGGTGTCTGGGGCAATGACCAGTGCGGCGGCGGCTCGAACTCTGAGTGGCTGCACTGCAGCGGTCATATCAATTTCGGCCCGGTATTCGGCGGCGACCCCGGCCCTTCTCCCACCGCTTTTTTTGTCGGCAACATTACCACGGGCGGCCAGGTCCGGTCCGACTTTATGCAGTACTGGGACCAGATCACGCCAGAGAATGAAGGCAAGTGGAGCAGCGTGGAAGGAACCCGTGACCAGTACAACTGGAGTGGCCTGGATGCGGCATACAACTTTGCCAAGCAAAACGGTATTCCGTTCAAACAGCACACGTTTGTATGGGGGAATCAGTCACCGAGTTGGATCAATAATCTCAGCCCCTCGGAGCAGGCCGCGGAAATCGAAGAGTGGATTCGCGATTATTGTGCACGCTATCCGGACACTGAAATGATCGATGTGGTCAACGAGGCTACCCCCGGCCACGCGCCCGCCGACTATGCGCAAAGCGCGTTCGGTAATGACTGGATTATCCGTTCGTTCGAACTTGCCAAACAGTATTGCCCGAATGCCACGTTGATCCTGAACGATTACAACGTGCTGAGCTGGAATACACAGGAATTTATCGACATGGCCCGACCGGCGGTTGAGGCCGGTGTGGTGGACGCTATCGGTCTGCAGTCGCATGGGCTGGAAGACTGGTCCCTGAGTGATCTGGAAAGCAAACTCGACGCGGTAGCCGCCCTCGGCTTGCCGATTTATATCTCCGAGTACGACATCAATCATGCCGACGACCAGATACAGTTGCAGATCATGCAGGAGCAGTTTCCGATGTTTTTTAATCATCCATCGGTCGTCGGGATTACCTTGTGGGGTTACGTGGCCGGTCAAACCTGGGTGCCTAACAGCGGCCTTATTCGCAGTGATGGCACACACCGCCCGGCCATGACCTGGCTGATGAATTTCCTGGGGCGATAG
- a CDS encoding glycoside hydrolase family 43 protein — protein MKKIETIRTLLLLPIFTVFSVCGYAQAFKPGENPIFRNIFTADPAPLVVDDTLYVYVGHDEAGEGQMFNITEWVVYSTTDMKNWTFHDSVMKPTDFDWAVRDAWASQVIEKDGKFWFYTTVEHGPPHNAKAIGVAVADSPLGPFRDAKGSALVYDGMTPTPEDPHDWDDIDPTVFTDDDGTTWVAWGNMHLYLAKLKANMIEFDGPIQEIYLPNYTEGPWLHKREDVYYLTYPCFAHQNMYEKMCYATAPRITGEWTYQGILTDRTENSFTIHPGIVEYKDQWYFFYHDAKLSIDGVSGAMGRRSVAVQYLYYNEDGTIKPITQTKDGVSFPPKSPESYQGPVFNPAGPLVAITSDIQVTQDIAIAATEWKGTPVLQTTGDPYQTAIIPESFNRSDQGAATLGQVFRPDVDFRLREVSLYVGDGLGTTESEGVTLALYEFDEDVANRDDRYSYVVGNNLLGPDHDLKINYTPQAQGLLQLRLDESRQPVLHAGRSYVLELQGVRGSAPLFWRRTKTDTYPGGAAYQDRSLIENDPNAGDFGLALYGDTLVGR, from the coding sequence ATGAAAAAGATAGAAACTATAAGAACGTTATTATTGTTGCCAATATTTACTGTTTTTTCCGTCTGCGGATACGCGCAAGCGTTCAAGCCCGGCGAAAACCCGATTTTCAGAAATATCTTTACCGCCGACCCAGCCCCATTGGTCGTTGACGATACCCTGTATGTTTATGTTGGTCACGACGAGGCCGGCGAAGGCCAGATGTTCAATATCACGGAATGGGTCGTGTACTCCACCACGGATATGAAGAACTGGACGTTTCACGACTCGGTTATGAAGCCTACCGATTTTGATTGGGCTGTCAGGGACGCCTGGGCTTCCCAGGTGATTGAAAAAGACGGGAAGTTCTGGTTCTACACAACCGTGGAGCATGGACCACCACACAATGCCAAGGCTATTGGCGTCGCCGTCGCGGATTCCCCGTTGGGACCGTTCAGGGATGCAAAAGGCTCCGCTCTGGTCTATGACGGTATGACCCCCACGCCGGAAGATCCACACGACTGGGACGATATTGACCCGACCGTATTTACGGATGATGACGGCACGACCTGGGTTGCCTGGGGCAACATGCATTTGTACCTGGCCAAGCTAAAGGCCAACATGATTGAGTTTGACGGACCGATTCAGGAAATATACCTGCCCAATTACACCGAGGGGCCCTGGCTGCACAAACGCGAGGACGTGTATTACCTGACCTATCCCTGCTTTGCGCATCAGAATATGTATGAAAAAATGTGTTATGCCACTGCGCCCCGAATTACAGGCGAGTGGACCTACCAGGGTATCCTTACCGACCGCACTGAAAATAGCTTTACGATCCACCCCGGCATCGTCGAATACAAGGACCAGTGGTATTTCTTCTATCACGACGCCAAACTTTCAATAGATGGTGTATCCGGGGCCATGGGCCGACGGTCTGTTGCCGTTCAGTACCTCTATTACAACGAAGACGGCACCATCAAACCGATTACGCAGACCAAAGATGGCGTGAGCTTCCCGCCCAAATCGCCAGAAAGTTACCAAGGGCCGGTTTTTAATCCCGCAGGTCCTTTGGTCGCGATAACAAGCGATATCCAAGTCACGCAGGATATCGCGATCGCGGCAACAGAGTGGAAAGGCACACCGGTATTGCAGACCACCGGTGATCCTTACCAAACGGCAATCATCCCGGAGAGTTTCAATCGTAGTGATCAGGGTGCCGCCACCCTGGGGCAAGTATTTCGTCCGGATGTCGACTTCAGGTTGCGTGAGGTCAGCCTGTACGTCGGAGACGGGCTTGGAACCACTGAATCTGAAGGGGTGACGCTGGCGCTTTACGAATTCGACGAAGATGTCGCGAATAGGGACGATAGGTATTCGTACGTAGTAGGAAATAATCTTCTGGGCCCAGATCACGACCTGAAAATCAATTATACACCTCAAGCGCAGGGATTGCTTCAGCTGCGGTTGGACGAATCTCGCCAACCTGTTTTACATGCGGGTAGAAGCTATGTTCTGGAACTGCAGGGAGTGCGCGGTTCGGCGCCACTTTTCTGGCGTAGGACGAAGACCGATACGTATCCGGGTGGTGCTGCGTATCAGGATCGATCACTGATTGAAAACGATCCGAACGCGGGCGATTTTGGCTTGGCACTATATGGGGATACGCTCGTAGGGCGATGA
- a CDS encoding alpha/beta hydrolase gives MAQDGTIYPLQPLEEPKAIPLGTGGVEGQTAPETWFRQWGVPMARNISKATLTPFLPEPGEANGAAVIVAPGGGFRWLSIDNEGWKVAEALADQGIAAFVLKYRLQPTPESLDGFRESMKQLFAEAGATPDAEKKDEKPSRSPNWDLSIQLEDAEAAYALVVERAGEWGVDTDRLGMVGFSAGAALTMHSALNSKTMDLAFIGPVYGGMGPVEVPADAPPMFNVIATDDFLFRGQFGVVKSWFEAGRPVEFHLYQNGGHGFGLGNPDRTSNRWFDAFMHWLGVNGFLAANA, from the coding sequence ATGGCGCAGGACGGGACCATCTACCCCCTGCAACCCCTCGAGGAGCCGAAAGCCATTCCGCTGGGCACGGGTGGCGTCGAGGGGCAGACTGCGCCCGAGACCTGGTTCCGTCAGTGGGGAGTCCCGATGGCGAGGAATATCTCCAAAGCCACTCTCACCCCTTTCCTGCCTGAACCAGGCGAAGCAAATGGTGCGGCCGTCATTGTGGCTCCCGGTGGTGGTTTCCGATGGCTGTCGATAGACAATGAAGGCTGGAAAGTCGCGGAGGCTCTTGCCGACCAGGGGATTGCTGCCTTTGTGCTCAAGTATCGCCTCCAGCCGACCCCGGAATCTCTCGACGGCTTCAGAGAATCGATGAAGCAACTCTTCGCTGAAGCTGGTGCGACGCCTGACGCCGAGAAGAAAGATGAAAAGCCGTCGCGCTCGCCGAACTGGGACTTGTCCATTCAGCTTGAGGATGCCGAGGCTGCCTACGCTCTGGTCGTCGAGCGGGCCGGCGAGTGGGGGGTGGATACCGATCGCCTGGGTATGGTCGGTTTTTCTGCGGGTGCTGCGCTCACGATGCACTCTGCGCTCAATTCCAAGACCATGGACCTGGCTTTTATCGGACCTGTCTATGGGGGCATGGGTCCGGTCGAGGTACCGGCGGATGCGCCGCCCATGTTCAATGTTATCGCCACCGATGACTTTCTTTTCCGGGGCCAGTTTGGCGTGGTCAAGTCCTGGTTCGAAGCGGGCCGGCCGGTAGAATTTCACCTCTACCAGAATGGCGGCCACGGTTTCGGTCTCGGGAACCCCGACCGTACCAGTAACCGCTGGTTTGATGCCTTTATGCATTGGCTGGGTGTAAATGGTTTTCTCGCTGCCAATGCGTGA